Proteins from one Streptococcus mitis B6 genomic window:
- a CDS encoding response regulator transcription factor: MRILVLEDDRVQQGRIEQTLLDIGRSRNLRLEIDIAKNYGDVEKYSQYFDHYQLYLLDLEIDGERERGFQVAQQVRELDPFTSIVFVSTHSEALPLAFRYHLSALDFISKDQPEEDYRHQLERCLDYVLAVDKRENMRLFTYSFEGRRGFTLPYHEILAFETSVESHRIKVYYANHSIKTIYGSLKDIAAKAEKDYFVYANRNTLVSLQAIEEMTATEVTLLEGLHFPVSRTARRTLKKHLNV; this comes from the coding sequence ATGAGAATTTTAGTTTTGGAAGACGATAGAGTCCAGCAAGGACGGATAGAGCAGACTTTACTAGATATTGGTCGCTCTCGCAATTTGAGATTGGAAATTGATATTGCCAAAAACTATGGAGATGTTGAAAAGTATTCTCAGTATTTTGACCATTACCAGCTCTATTTATTAGATTTAGAGATTGATGGAGAGCGTGAACGGGGTTTTCAGGTTGCTCAACAGGTTCGGGAGCTAGATCCCTTTACAAGTATTGTCTTTGTGTCCACACACTCGGAGGCCTTGCCTCTAGCTTTTCGCTACCACTTGTCTGCCTTGGATTTTATTTCCAAGGATCAGCCAGAGGAAGATTACCGTCATCAGTTGGAGCGTTGTCTGGACTATGTACTGGCAGTGGACAAGAGGGAAAATATGCGTCTCTTCACCTATAGTTTTGAGGGAAGACGGGGCTTTACTCTGCCCTACCATGAAATTTTAGCCTTTGAAACCTCAGTGGAATCCCATCGTATCAAGGTCTATTATGCCAATCATTCTATCAAAACCATTTATGGTAGTCTCAAGGATATCGCTGCCAAGGCTGAAAAAGATTACTTTGTCTATGCCAATCGCAATACTTTAGTCAGTTTACAGGCAATTGAAGAGATGACTGCCACAGAAGTGACCTTGTTAGAAGGCTTGCACTTCCCCGTATCACGAACAGCCAGAAGAACCCTTAAAAAACATCTCAATGTCTAA
- a CDS encoding smi_0059.1 family bacteriocin-like peptide encodes MKEHQYEFVELTSEELTDIQGGENWTKTLADWYIGFRRGLGF; translated from the coding sequence ATGAAAGAACATCAATATGAATTTGTTGAGTTAACTTCGGAAGAATTGACCGATATTCAAGGTGGAGAAAATTGGACGAAGACCCTTGCAGATTGGTACATTGGATTTCGTAGAGGTTTAGGTTTTTAG
- a CDS encoding class IIb bacteriocin, lactobin A/cerein 7B family, translating into MTNFDKMEQNFVALTEEELMDVDGGIAPIIIGGVVISWKLIGGVAALATASAGAGIAAGYYANRP; encoded by the coding sequence ATGACAAATTTTGACAAAATGGAACAGAACTTTGTAGCTCTTACAGAAGAAGAGTTGATGGATGTGGATGGGGGAATTGCACCAATTATTATTGGTGGTGTAGTTATTAGTTGGAAATTAATTGGAGGTGTAGCTGCGCTTGCTACAGCTTCAGCAGGTGCCGGCATAGCTGCAGGATATTATGCTAATCGACCATAA
- a CDS encoding smi_0061 family bacteriocin-like peptide: protein MDKFQVVDEKDLQVIEGGIEPISVIFGLSAIAFGAFGAGYTFGSDLARRGR, encoded by the coding sequence ATGGATAAATTTCAAGTAGTTGATGAGAAAGATTTGCAAGTAATTGAAGGAGGAATTGAACCTATTTCGGTTATATTTGGCCTAAGTGCTATTGCATTTGGCGCATTTGGGGCTGGTTACACATTTGGTTCAGATTTGGCTCGTCGCGGGCGTTAG
- a CDS encoding bacteriocin immunity protein, translating into MNNHNLNLNTLLPKLATIFPLLGITLNLALHVIRTGSLVSFNWQWTLVGLLFSAYFGIFRKDLSKNNQNHK; encoded by the coding sequence ATGAATAACCACAATCTGAATCTTAATACATTGTTACCTAAACTAGCCACTATATTTCCTTTATTGGGAATAACTCTTAATCTCGCGCTTCATGTGATTCGTACAGGTTCGTTAGTATCCTTTAATTGGCAATGGACTTTAGTTGGGTTGCTTTTCTCAGCATATTTTGGTATTTTTCGCAAAGATTTGTCAAAAAATAATCAAAATCATAAATGA
- a CDS encoding bacteriocin immunity protein, which produces MKFVKSILKVWPEIMVLLSSMSYIIIRLVADMNKVSLPTWFDSFNIPTIALFMMVFILLYRSKEKKNG; this is translated from the coding sequence ATGAAATTTGTTAAATCAATACTGAAAGTTTGGCCTGAAATCATGGTATTACTTAGTTCAATGTCTTATATCATCATCAGATTAGTAGCTGATATGAATAAAGTATCTTTACCTACTTGGTTTGATAGTTTCAATATACCAACGATTGCATTATTTATGATGGTCTTCATTCTTTTATACAGAAGTAAAGAAAAAAAGAATGGATAA
- the comA gene encoding peptide cleavage/export ABC transporter ComA, which yields MKFGKRHYRPQVDQMDCGVASLAMVFGYYGSYYSLAHLRELAKTTMDGTTALGLVKVAEEIGFETRAIKADMTLFDLPDLTFPFVAHVLKEGKLLHYYVVTGQDKDSIHIADPDPGVKLTKLPRERFAEEWTGVTLFMAPSPDYKPHKDQKNGLLSFIPILVKQRGLIANIVLATLLVTLINIVGSYYLQSIIDTYVPDQMRSTLGIISIGLVIVYILQQILSYAQEYLLLVLGQRLSIDVILSYIKHVFHLPMSFFATRRTGEIVSRFTDANSIIDALASTILSIFLDVSTVVIISLVLFSQNTNLFFMTLLALPIYTVIIFAFMKPFEKMNRDTMEANAVLSSSIIEDINGIETIKSLTSESQRYQKIDKEFVDYLKKSFTYSRAESQQKALKKVAHLLLNVGILWMGAVLVMDGKMSLGQLITYNTLLVYFTNPLENIINLQTKLQTAQVANNRLNEVYLVASEFEEKKTVEDLSLMKGEMTFKQVSYKYGYGRDVLSDINLTIPQGSKVAFVGISGSGKTTLAKMMVNFYDPSQGEISLGGVNLNQIDKKALRQYINYLPQQPYVFNGTILENLLLGAKEGTTQEDILRAVELAEIREDIERMPLNYQTELTSDGAGISGGQRQRIALARALLTDAPVLILDEATSSLDILTEKRIVDNLMALDKTLIFIAHRLTIAERTEKVVVLDQGKIVEEGKHADLLAQGGFYAHLVNS from the coding sequence ATGAAATTTGGGAAACGTCACTATCGTCCGCAGGTGGATCAGATGGACTGCGGTGTAGCTTCATTAGCCATGGTTTTTGGCTACTATGGTAGCTATTATTCTTTGGCTCATTTGCGAGAATTGGCTAAGACGACCATGGATGGGACGACGGCTTTGGGCTTGGTCAAGGTGGCAGAGGAGATTGGTTTTGAGACGCGAGCAATTAAGGCGGATATGACGCTTTTTGACTTGCCAGATTTGACTTTTCCTTTTGTTGCCCATGTGCTTAAGGAAGGAAAATTGCTCCACTACTATGTGGTGACTGGGCAGGATAAGGACAGCATTCATATTGCCGATCCAGATCCTGGGGTGAAATTGACCAAACTGCCACGTGAGCGTTTTGCGGAAGAATGGACAGGGGTGACTCTTTTTATGGCACCTAGTCCAGACTACAAGCCTCATAAGGATCAAAAGAATGGTTTACTCTCTTTTATCCCTATATTAGTGAAGCAGCGTGGCTTGATTGCCAATATCGTTTTGGCAACACTCTTGGTAACCTTGATTAACATTGTGGGTTCTTATTATCTGCAGTCTATCATTGACACCTATGTGCCAGATCAGATGCGTTCGACGCTGGGGATTATTTCTATTGGGCTGGTGATTGTTTATATTCTTCAGCAAATCTTGTCTTACGCTCAGGAGTATCTCTTACTTGTTTTGGGGCAACGCTTATCGATTGATGTGATTTTGTCCTATATCAAGCATGTTTTTCACCTGCCTATGTCCTTCTTTGCGACACGCAGGACAGGGGAGATCGTGTCTCGTTTTACAGATGCCAATAGTATTATTGATGCGCTGGCTTCGACCATTCTTTCGATTTTCCTAGATGTGTCAACGGTTGTCATTATTTCACTTGTTTTATTTTCACAAAATACCAATCTCTTTTTCATGACCTTATTGGCGCTTCCTATCTATACAGTGATTATCTTTGCCTTTATGAAGCCGTTTGAAAAGATGAATCGGGATACCATGGAAGCCAATGCGGTTCTGTCTTCTTCTATCATTGAGGACATCAACGGTATTGAGACTATCAAGTCTTTGACCAGTGAAAGTCAACGTTACCAAAAGATTGACAAGGAATTTGTAGATTATCTGAAAAAATCCTTTACCTATAGTCGGGCAGAGAGTCAGCAAAAGGCTCTGAAAAAGGTTGCCCATCTCTTGCTCAATGTCGGCATTCTCTGGATGGGGGCTGTTCTGGTCATGGATGGCAAGATGAGTTTGGGGCAGTTGATTACCTATAATACCTTGCTGGTTTACTTTACCAATCCTTTGGAGAATATCATCAACCTGCAAACTAAGCTTCAGACAGCGCAGGTTGCCAATAACCGTCTAAATGAGGTTTATCTGGTAGCTTCTGAGTTTGAGGAGAAGAAAACAGTTGAGGATTTGAGCTTGATGAAGGGAGAGATGACCTTCAAGCAGGTTTCCTACAAGTATGGCTATGGTCGAGATGTCTTGTCAGACATCAATTTGACCATTCCCCAAGGTTCTAAAGTGGCTTTTGTGGGAATTTCAGGGTCAGGTAAGACGACCTTGGCTAAGATGATGGTTAATTTTTACGACCCAAGTCAAGGGGAGATTAGTCTGGGTGGTGTCAATCTCAATCAGATTGATAAAAAAGCCCTGCGCCAGTATATCAACTATCTGCCTCAACAGCCCTATGTCTTTAACGGAACGATTTTAGAGAATCTTCTTTTGGGAGCCAAGGAAGGGACGACTCAGGAGGATATCTTACGGGCGGTCGAATTGGCAGAGATTCGAGAGGACATTGAGCGGATGCCACTGAATTACCAGACAGAATTGACTTCGGATGGGGCAGGTATCTCAGGTGGTCAACGGCAGAGAATTGCTCTGGCGCGTGCTCTCTTGACAGATGCGCCGGTCTTGATTTTGGATGAGGCGACCAGTAGTTTGGATATCTTGACAGAGAAGCGGATTGTGGATAATCTCATGGCTTTAGATAAGACCTTGATTTTCATCGCCCACCGCTTGACCATTGCTGAACGGACAGAGAAGGTTGTTGTCTTGGATCAGGGCAAGATTGTTGAAGAAGGAAAGCATGCTGATTTACTTGCACAGGGTGGCTTTTATGCCCATTTGGTGAATAGCTAG
- the comB gene encoding competence pheromone export protein ComB, with protein MKPEFLESAEFYNRRYHNFSSRVIVPMSLLLVFLLGFATFAEKEMSLSTRATVEPSRILANIQSTSNNRILVNHLEENKLVKKGELLLQYQEGAEGVQAEAYASQLDMLKDQKKQLEYLQKSLQEGTDYFPEEDKFGYQATFRDYISQAGSLRASTSQQNETIASQNAAASQTQAEIGNLISQAEAKIRDYQTAKSAIETGASLGNQNLAYSLYQSYKSQGEENPQAKAQAVAQVEAQLSQLESSLATYRVQYAGSGSQQAYASGLSSQLESLKSQHLAKVGQELTLLDQKILEVESGKKVQGNLLDKGKITASEDGVLHLNPETSDSSMVAEGALLAQLYPSLEKEGKAKLTAYLSSKDVARIKVGDSVRYTTTHDAKNQLFLDSTITSIDATATKTEKGNFFKIEAETNLTSEQAEKLRYGVEGRLQMITGKKSYLRYYLDQFLNKE; from the coding sequence ATGAAACCAGAATTTTTAGAAAGTGCGGAGTTTTATAATCGTCGTTACCATAATTTTTCCAGTCGGGTGATTGTGCCCATGTCCCTTCTACTCGTGTTTTTGCTTGGATTTGCAACATTTGCAGAGAAGGAGATGAGTTTGTCTACTAGAGCTACTGTTGAGCCTAGTCGTATCCTTGCAAATATCCAGTCAACTAGCAACAATCGCATTCTTGTCAATCATTTGGAAGAAAATAAGCTGGTTAAGAAGGGGGAACTTCTGCTTCAATATCAGGAAGGGGCAGAGGGTGTCCAAGCGGAGGCCTATGCTAGTCAGTTGGACATGCTCAAGGATCAAAAAAAGCAATTGGAGTATTTGCAAAAGAGCCTGCAAGAAGGGACGGATTACTTTCCAGAGGAGGATAAGTTTGGCTACCAAGCCACCTTTCGCGACTACATCAGTCAAGCAGGAAGTCTTAGGGCTAGTACATCGCAACAAAACGAGACCATCGCGTCCCAGAATGCAGCAGCTAGTCAAACCCAAGCTGAAATCGGCAACCTCATCAGTCAAGCAGAGGCTAAAATTCGCGATTACCAGACAGCTAAGTCAGCTATTGAAACAGGCGCTTCCTTGGGCAATCAGAATCTAGCCTACTCTCTCTACCAGTCCTATAAGTCTCAGGGTGAGGAAAATCCGCAAGCTAAAGCTCAGGCTGTTGCGCAGGTTGAAGCACAGCTTTCTCAGTTAGAATCTAGTCTTGCTACTTACCGTGTCCAGTATGCGGGTTCAGGTAGCCAGCAAGCCTATGCGTCTGGTTTAAGCAGTCAATTGGAGTCTCTCAAATCCCAACACTTGGCAAAGGTTGGTCAGGAATTGACCCTTCTAGACCAGAAAATCTTGGAGGTGGAGTCAGGTAAGAAGGTACAGGGAAATCTTTTAGACAAGGGGAAAATTACGGCGAGTGAGGATGGGGTACTTCATCTTAATCCTGAGACCAGTGATTCTAGCATGGTTGCAGAAGGTGCCCTACTAGCCCAACTCTATCCGTCCTTGGAGAAAGAAGGGAAAGCTAAACTCACAGCTTATCTAAGTTCGAAAGACGTAGCAAGGATCAAGGTCGGTGATTCTGTTCGTTATACGACGACTCATGATGCCAAGAATCAACTTTTCCTAGATTCTACTATTACAAGTATAGATGCGACAGCTACTAAGACTGAGAAAGGGAATTTCTTTAAAATTGAGGCGGAGACTAATCTAACTTCGGAGCAGGCTGAAAAACTTCGGTACGGGGTGGAAGGTCGCCTGCAGATGATTACGGGCAAGAAAAGTTACCTACGTTATTATTTAGATCAATTTTTGAACAAAGAGTAA
- the purC gene encoding phosphoribosylaminoimidazolesuccinocarboxamide synthase — protein MSKQLIYSGKAKDIYTTEDENLIISTYKDQATAFNGVKKEQIAGKGVLNNQISSFIFEKLNAAGVATHFVEKLSDTEQLNKKVEIIPLEVVLRNYTAGSFSKRFGVDEGIAFETSIVEFYYKNDDLDDPFINDEHVKFLQIADDQQISYLKEETRRINELLKAWFAEIGLKLIDFKLEFGFDKDGKIILADEFSPDNCRLWDADGNHMDKDVFRRGLGELTDVYEIVWEKLQGLR, from the coding sequence ATGTCAAAACAATTAATCTATTCGGGAAAAGCTAAAGATATCTATACAACTGAAGATGAAAATCTTATTATTTCAACTTACAAGGACCAGGCGACTGCTTTCAATGGTGTCAAGAAGGAGCAGATTGCGGGCAAGGGAGTCTTGAATAATCAGATTTCATCTTTTATTTTTGAGAAGTTAAATGCGGCTGGTGTGGCGACTCACTTTGTGGAGAAGCTTTCAGACACGGAACAACTCAATAAAAAGGTTGAGATTATTCCTTTGGAAGTTGTGCTCCGAAACTATACTGCTGGTTCCTTTTCAAAACGTTTTGGCGTAGACGAAGGAATCGCATTTGAGACTTCTATTGTCGAATTTTACTACAAAAATGATGATTTGGATGATCCATTTATCAATGATGAGCATGTGAAATTCCTACAGATTGCGGATGACCAGCAGATTTCCTACTTGAAAGAAGAAACTCGTCGAATCAATGAACTCTTGAAAGCCTGGTTTGCTGAGATTGGGCTTAAGTTGATTGACTTTAAGTTAGAGTTCGGTTTTGACAAGGATGGCAAAATCATCTTGGCAGACGAATTTTCACCAGATAACTGCCGTTTGTGGGATGCGGATGGTAACCACATGGATAAGGATGTTTTCCGTAGAGGATTAGGAGAGCTAACAGACGTTTACGAGATTGTTTGGGAAAAGTTGCAGGGTTTGAGATAA
- a CDS encoding phosphoribosylaminoimidazolesuccinocarboxamide synthase encodes MFATENIRLSTKRTQAEKVPQTFSLRRGLGELTDVYEVVWEKLQGLK; translated from the coding sequence CTGTTTGCAACGGAAAACATTCGTCTCTCAACTAAAAGGACTCAGGCTGAAAAGGTCCCCCAGACCTTTTCACTCCGTAGAGGATTGGGAGAGCTAACAGACGTTTATGAAGTTGTCTGGGAAAAGTTGCAAGGTTTGAAATAA
- a CDS encoding phosphoribosylformylglycinamidine synthase, with product MDKRIFVEKKADFQVKSESLVRELQHNLGLSSLKSIRIVQVYDVFDLAEDLFAPAEKHIFSEQVTDHVLDEAAVQADLANYAFFAIESLPGQFDQRAASSQEALLLLGSSSDVTVNTAQLYLVNKDIDATELEEVKNYLLNPVDSRFKDITTEIAKQEFSESDKTIPKLTFFESYTAEDFARYKAEQGMAMEVDDLLFIQDYFKSIGRVPTETELKVLDTYWSDHCRHTTFETELKQIDFSASKFQKQLQSTYDKYIAMRDELGRSEKPQTLMDMATIFGRYERANGRLDDMEVSDEINACSVEIEVDVDGVKEPWLLMFKNETHNHPTEIEPFGGAATCIGGAIRDPLSGRSYVYQAMRISGAGDITTPISGTRAGKLPQQVISKTAAHGYSSYGNQIGLATTYVREYFHPGFVAKRMELGAVVGAAPKGNVVREKPEAGDVIILLGGKTGRDGVGGATGSSKVQTVESVETAGAEVQKGNAIEERKIQRLFRNGDVTRLIKKSNDFGAGGVCVAIGELADGLEIDLNKVPLKYQGLNGTEIAISESQERMAVVVRPEDVDAFVEECNKENIDAVVVATVTEKPNLVMHWNGETIVDLERRFLDTNGVRVVVDVKVVDKDVKLPEERTTSDDTLEVDTLAVLSDLNHASQKGLQTIFDCSVGRSTVNHPLGGRYQLTPTEASVQKLPVQHGVTHTASVMAQGFNPYVAEWSPYHGAAYAVIEATARLVAAGANWSKARFSYQEYFERMDKQAERFGQPVAALLGSIEAQIQLGLPSIGGKDSMSGTFEELTVPPTLVAFGVTTADSRKVLSPEFKTVGENIYYIPGQALAAEIDFDLIKYNFAQFESLQKSHKVTAASAVKYGGVLESLALATFGNHIGAEVILPELKTALTAQLGGFVFTSPEEIAGVEKIGQTSANFTLTVNGVKLDGHKLDSAFQGKLEEVYPTEFAQAKELVEVPAVATNTVIKAKETIEKPVVYIPVFPGTNSEYDSAKAFEKEGAEVNLVPFVTLNEDAIVKSVETMVDNIGKVNILFFAGGFSAADEPDGSAKFIVNILLNEKVRVAIDSFIARGGLIIGICNGFQALVKSGLLPYGNFEDASSTSPTLFYNDANQHVAKMVETRITNTNSPWLAGVQVGDIHAIPVSHGEGKFVVTAEEFAELRDNGQIFSQYVDFDGKPSMDSKYNPNGSVHAIEGITSKNGQIIGKMGHSERYEDGLFQNIPGNKDQHLFASAVKYFTGK from the coding sequence ATGGATAAACGTATTTTTGTTGAAAAAAAGGCTGATTTTCAGGTCAAGTCAGAGAGTTTGGTTAGAGAACTCCAGCACAACTTGGGACTTTCAAGCTTGAAAAGTATTCGCATCGTGCAAGTTTATGATGTATTTGACTTGGCAGAGGACCTGTTTGCACCTGCAGAGAAACACATTTTCTCTGAGCAGGTGACAGACCATGTTTTGGACGAAGCGGCTGTGCAGGCGGATCTTGCCAACTATGCTTTCTTTGCCATTGAAAGCCTACCAGGGCAGTTTGACCAGCGTGCAGCATCTTCACAGGAAGCCTTGCTTTTGCTGGGAAGTTCTAGTGACGTGACAGTCAATACAGCACAATTGTACTTGGTCAATAAGGACATTGATGCGACTGAGTTAGAGGAGGTCAAGAACTACTTGCTCAATCCAGTTGATTCTCGTTTCAAGGACATCACGACAGAGATTGCCAAGCAGGAATTTTCAGAGTCAGACAAGACCATTCCTAAATTGACTTTCTTTGAAAGCTATACAGCAGAAGACTTTGCCCGCTACAAGGCCGAGCAGGGCATGGCAATGGAAGTGGATGATTTGCTCTTTATCCAAGACTACTTTAAGTCAATCGGACGTGTGCCGACGGAAACAGAACTCAAGGTTTTGGACACTTACTGGTCTGACCACTGCCGTCACACGACTTTTGAGACAGAGTTGAAACAGATTGATTTCTCAGCTTCTAAATTCCAAAAACAATTGCAGTCAACCTATGACAAATATATCGCTATGCGCGATGAGTTGGGGCGTTCTGAAAAACCGCAAACCTTGATGGATATGGCGACTATTTTTGGTCGTTATGAGCGTGCTAATGGACGTTTGGATGACATGGAAGTGTCAGACGAAATTAATGCTTGCTCAGTTGAAATCGAAGTGGATGTTGATGGCGTGAAAGAACCATGGCTTCTCATGTTCAAGAACGAAACCCATAACCACCCAACAGAAATCGAACCATTTGGCGGTGCTGCCACCTGTATCGGTGGGGCCATTCGTGACCCATTATCAGGTCGTTCTTATGTTTACCAAGCCATGCGTATCTCGGGTGCTGGAGATATTACCACACCGATTTCGGGAACGCGCGCTGGTAAATTGCCACAACAAGTTATTTCTAAAACAGCGGCTCATGGTTATTCTTCATATGGTAACCAGATTGGGCTTGCGACGACTTACGTTCGTGAGTATTTCCATCCAGGCTTTGTAGCTAAACGTATGGAGCTAGGTGCAGTTGTCGGTGCGGCTCCCAAGGGCAATGTTGTCCGTGAAAAACCGGAAGCGGGTGATGTCATTATCCTCCTTGGAGGTAAGACTGGACGTGATGGTGTCGGCGGTGCGACGGGCTCTTCTAAGGTTCAAACGGTTGAGTCTGTGGAAACTGCTGGAGCTGAGGTTCAAAAAGGGAATGCCATCGAAGAACGTAAGATTCAGCGCCTCTTCCGTAATGGTGATGTCACTCGTCTCATCAAGAAATCCAACGACTTTGGTGCTGGTGGTGTCTGTGTAGCCATCGGTGAACTGGCAGACGGTCTTGAAATCGACCTCAACAAGGTGCCTCTTAAATACCAGGGCTTGAATGGTACCGAAATTGCCATCTCTGAATCACAAGAACGGATGGCTGTGGTGGTTCGTCCTGAAGACGTAGATGCCTTTGTTGAAGAATGTAACAAAGAGAATATTGACGCTGTTGTGGTTGCGACAGTGACTGAAAAACCAAATCTGGTTATGCACTGGAATGGTGAAACAATTGTCGACTTAGAACGTCGTTTCCTTGATACCAATGGTGTGCGTGTCGTTGTTGATGTCAAGGTTGTGGACAAGGATGTCAAACTCCCAGAAGAGCGTACAACAAGTGATGATACACTTGAAGTTGACACCCTTGCGGTTCTATCTGACTTGAACCATGCGAGTCAAAAAGGCTTGCAGACTATCTTTGATTGCTCAGTCGGTCGTTCTACAGTCAACCATCCGCTTGGTGGTCGCTACCAACTCACACCGACTGAGGCTTCTGTGCAGAAATTGCCTGTACAACACGGTGTGACTCATACTGCCTCAGTCATGGCTCAAGGTTTCAACCCATATGTAGCTGAATGGTCTCCATACCACGGTGCTGCTTATGCGGTTATCGAAGCAACTGCTCGTTTGGTGGCTGCTGGCGCAAACTGGTCTAAGGCTCGTTTCTCTTACCAAGAGTATTTCGAGCGCATGGATAAACAAGCTGAGCGTTTTGGTCAGCCAGTAGCAGCTCTTCTAGGCTCTATCGAAGCACAAATCCAACTTGGTTTACCATCTATCGGTGGTAAGGACTCCATGTCTGGTACCTTTGAAGAATTGACAGTACCGCCAACCTTGGTTGCTTTTGGGGTGACAACGGCAGATAGCCGTAAGGTGCTTTCTCCTGAGTTCAAGACTGTTGGGGAAAACATTTACTACATCCCAGGTCAAGCTCTTGCTGCAGAGATTGATTTTGACTTGATTAAGTATAACTTTGCTCAGTTTGAATCCCTTCAAAAGTCTCACAAAGTAACAGCAGCTTCAGCTGTCAAATACGGCGGTGTGCTTGAAAGTTTGGCACTTGCTACTTTTGGAAATCATATTGGTGCAGAGGTGATCTTGCCTGAACTTAAAACAGCTTTGACAGCTCAATTAGGTGGATTTGTCTTCACATCTCCTGAAGAAATCGCTGGAGTAGAGAAAATCGGTCAAACAAGTGCAAACTTTACACTGACTGTAAACGGTGTGAAGCTAGATGGACACAAACTTGACAGTGCCTTCCAAGGAAAATTGGAAGAAGTTTACCCAACAGAGTTTGCCCAAGCCAAAGAACTAGTAGAAGTTCCAGCTGTCGCTACTAACACAGTCATTAAAGCTAAAGAAACTATTGAAAAACCTGTGGTTTACATCCCAGTATTTCCAGGGACCAACTCAGAATATGACTCAGCCAAGGCCTTTGAAAAAGAAGGTGCAGAGGTCAACTTGGTGCCATTTGTGACCTTGAATGAAGATGCTATTGTCAAGTCAGTTGAAACCATGGTTGACAATATCGGCAAGGTTAACATTCTCTTTTTTGCCGGTGGATTCTCGGCTGCGGATGAACCAGATGGTTCAGCCAAGTTCATTGTCAATATTTTGCTCAATGAAAAAGTCCGTGTGGCTATTGATAGCTTTATCGCCCGTGGTGGCTTGATTATCGGTATCTGTAATGGATTCCAGGCTCTCGTAAAATCAGGTCTTCTTCCATACGGAAACTTTGAAGATGCCAGCAGTACGAGCCCAACCCTCTTCTACAATGATGCCAACCAACACGTGGCTAAGATGGTGGAAACTCGGATTACCAATACTAACTCGCCATGGTTAGCTGGAGTGCAAGTGGGCGATATCCACGCCATTCCCGTTTCGCACGGTGAAGGGAAGTTTGTCGTGACGGCTGAGGAATTCGCTGAGCTCCGTGACAATGGACAAATTTTCAGCCAATATGTTGACTTTGATGGAAAACCAAGTATGGACTCTAAGTACAATCCGAATGGTTCTGTCCATGCCATCGAAGGAATTACCAGCAAGAATGGTCAAATCATCGGTAAGATGGGCCACTCAGAACGTTATGAAGACGGTCTTTTCCAAAACATCCCA